A portion of the Rhinopithecus roxellana isolate Shanxi Qingling chromosome 21, ASM756505v1, whole genome shotgun sequence genome contains these proteins:
- the ST8SIA3 gene encoding sia-alpha-2,3-Gal-beta-1,4-GlcNAc-R:alpha 2,8-sialyltransferase, with amino-acid sequence MRNCKMARVASVLGLVMLSVALLILSLISYVSLKKENIFTTPKYASPGAPRMYMFHAGFRSQFALKFLDPSFVPITNSLTQELQEKPSKWTFNRTAFLHQRQEILQHVDVIKNFSLTKNSVRIGQLMHYDYSSHKYVFSISNNFRSLLPDVSPIMNKHYNICAVVGNSGILTGSQCGQEIDKSDFVFRCNFAPTEAFQRDVGRKTNLTTFNPSILEKYYNNLLTIQDRNNFFLSLKKLDGAILWIPAFFFHTSATVTRTLVDFFVEHRGQLKVQLAWPGNIMQHVNRYWKNKHLSPKRLSTGILMYTLASAICEEIHLYGFWPFGFDPNTREDLPYHYYDKKGTKFTTKWQESHQLPAEFQLLYRMHGEGLTKLTLSHCA; translated from the exons ATGAGAAATTGCAAAATGGCCCGGGTCGCCAGTGTGCTGGGGCTGGTCATGCTCAGCGTCGCCCTGCTGATTTTATCGCTCATCAGCTACGTGTCCCTGAAAAAGGAGAACATCTTCACCACTCCCAAGTACGCCAGCCCGGGGGCGCCCCGAATGTACATGTTCCACGCGGGATTCCG GTCACAATTTGCGCTGAAGTTTCTAGACCCGTCATTTGTGCCCATTACGAATTCTCTCACCCAGGAACTCCAAGAGAAACCTTCTAAGTGGACATTTAATCGGACAGCGTTTTTACATCAAAG gcaaGAAATTCTTCAGCATGTCgatgtaataaaaaatttttctttgaccAAGAATAGTGTTCGGATTGGACAACTGATGCACTATGATTATTCCAGccataaatatgttttctctatTAGCAATAACTTCCGGTCACTGCTTCCAGATGTGTCACCCATTATGAACAAGCATTATAATATTTGTGCTGTGGTTGGAAATAGTGGGATCCTGACAGGGAGCCAGTGTGGacaagaaatagataaatcagATTTTGTTTTCCGTTGCAATTTCGCCCCTACGGAGGCTTTCCAAAGAGATGTTGGAAGAAAAACCAACCTTACCACCTTCAACCCCAGCATCCTGGAAAAATATTACAACAATCTCTTGACTATTCAGGACCGTAACAACTTTTTCCTCAGTTTAAAAAAGCTTGATGGGGCCATTCTTTGGATCCCTGCATTTTTCTTCCACACTTCAGCAACTGTGACCAGGACATTAGTTGACTTTTTTGTTGAACACAGAGGTCAGTTAAAAGTCCAACTGGCTTGGCCGGGAAATATAATGCAACATGTCAACAg GTactggaaaaacaaacatttgtcaCCTAAACGGCTGAGCACAGGTATTCTTATGTACACCCTTGCATCAGCAATATGTGAAGAGATCCACTTGTATGGATTTTGGCCTTTTGGATTTGACCCCAACACAAGGGAAGATCTTCCATACCATTACTATGACAAAAAAGGAACCAAATTTACCACCAAGTGGCAGGAGTCCCACCAGCTGCCTGCTGAGTTTCAGCTGCTATACCGAATGCACGGGGAAGGGCTCACCAAGCTGACTCTGTCACACTGTGCCTAA